One Glycine max cultivar Williams 82 chromosome 4, Glycine_max_v4.0, whole genome shotgun sequence DNA segment encodes these proteins:
- the LOC100790234 gene encoding mitochondrial uncoupling protein 4: MSLKGFFEGGVASIVAGCTTHPLDLIKVRMQLQETHTLRPAFAFHAPTPMPPPPPSGPISVGLRIVQSEGLAALFSGVSATVLRQTLYSTTRMGLYDVLKRHWTDPDRGTMPLTRKITAGLVAGGIGAAVGNPADVAMVRMQADGRLPPAERRNYNGVFDAIRRMSNQEGVGSLWRGSALTVNRAMIVTASQLASYDQFKESILGRGWMEDGLGTHVLASFAAGFVASIASNPIDVIKTRVMNMKAEAYNGALDCALKTVRAEGPLALYKGFIPTISRQGPFTVVLFVTLEQVRKLFKDF; the protein is encoded by the coding sequence ATGAGTCTTAAGGGATTTTTCGAGGGTGGTGTCGCTTCCATCGTCGCAGGCTGCACCACTCACCCACTCGACCTCATCAAAGTTCGAATGCAACTTCAAGAAACCCACACTCTCCGCCCAGCCTTTGCCTTTCACGCTCCCACTCCAATGCCTCCTCCGCCGCCCTCCGGCCCCATCTCCGTCGGCCTCCGCATCGTTCAGTCGGAGGGACTCGCCGCTCTTTTCTCCGGCGTCTCCGCCACCGTCCTCCGCCAGACGCTCTACTCCACCACCCGCATGGGCCTCTACGACGTCCTCAAGCGCCACTGGACCGACCCCGACCGCGGAACCATGCCCCTCACAAGAAAAATCACGGCCGGGCTCGTCGCCGGCGGGATCGGAGCCGCCGTGGGCAACCCCGCCGACGTGGCGATGGTGCGAATGCAGGCCGACGGGCGCCTCCCGCCGGCGGAGCGTCGCAACTACAACGGCGTGTTCGACGCGATACGGCGCATGAGTAACCAAGAAGGCGTTGGTAGCCTGTGGCGCGGTTCAGCGCTTACGGTGAACCGCGCGATGATCGTTACGGCTTCTCAGTTGGCCTCGTACGACCAGTTTAAGGAAAGCATTTTAGGACGCGGCTGGATGGAGGACGGGCTTGGGACCCACGTGTTAGCGAGTTTTGCGGCGGGTTTTGTGGCCTCGATTGCGTCGAACCCCATTGATGTTATAAAGACTAGGGTGATGAACATGAAGGCTGAGGCTTACAATGGGGCCTTGGATTGTGCTCTCAAGACTGTTAGGGCCGAAGGACCTCTTGCCCTTTATAAGGGTTTCATCCCTACAATTTCAAGGCAGGGTCCTTTCACCGTTGTCCTCTTTGTCACCCTCGAACAAGTCAGGAAGCTCTTCAAggacttttga